The region AAAAAATAATATCGCTATTTTCATCAAAATCTATTTCAAATTCATTTCCTAATAAAAGCTTTCTTTCGTTTAATCTTAATAATACAACTTGTTTTTGTTCTGGGCTTATTGTTTTTACATTTAAGCCACTAAGACCTAAAACCACAGCAATATCGCTTAAATGCCCTTTACCTGTAAGTGATAAAGAGCCAAATAAAGTAACTTTTATCCTAGTAATTTCTTTTAAATTTAAACCTTTTAAAAACTCATTTCCCGCAACAAAAGGTCCAACGGTGTGCGAACTTGATGGACCAATGCCGATTTTAAAAATACTTAAGTTACTCACGAAAATATCCTAATGTGTTGTAAAAAGTGACATAATTGCTGGTAATATCTTATAAACTACACTAGTAATTGTGATAATTCCCATAATAGCTACGAAATAACAAGCTGCACCATTTTTATAAACTCTTAGCTCTGGAATTTTATATATCGCATATACAGGCATTAAAAATAATATTACAGCAATAATAGGACCGCCTAAATCTTCTATAAATCCTAAAATACTAGGGTTATAAAAAGCTACTATTATCATAGTTACATACATAAATATAGTTGTAAAAGCATTATTTTTACTAACAGCTTTTCCGCTTACTTTTTTAATAAGTCCATTTAAGCCTTCTCTAGCACCAAAATAGTGTCCGAAAAAGCTAGTTAAAATTGCAAAAAATGCAACAGCAGGAGCACCATAACTTATGATATTTCCATCAAATTTATTAGCAAAATAGCTAAGAATTGGAATATTTGCATCTCTTGCTAAGCCAAATTCATTACTATCAAGGCATAAAACGCAAGAAAAAACAAAAAACATAACAAATACTAATAAAAGCGTAGCGTTATTAAATAATATTTGCTTTCTTTTTGCATCCGAGTTTTCTTTATACTCATTATATGTATTTAGGCTAAAAGTTGAAATCGCAGGAGAGTGATTAAAGCTAAATACTAATACAGGTAAAGTAAGCCATATTGTAGTAATAAATTCCTTTGCACTTGGAACTTCACCTAAAACTTCTAATTTCCAATGTGGAATTAGATAAAGTGAAAATAAAAATAGTATTAAGCATAATGGATAAACAAGCCATTCACAAACTTTAGTAACTAAAGTTTCATTAGTAAACATTACAGCCATCATAATTGTAATTAAAACAATAGCCAAGATTAAGCGATTTGGCTCGGCTAAGCCTAATTGATTTACCATAAATGAGCTTATAGTATTTGTAATACCAACCCCATAAGCAAGACAAATAGGATAAATTGCAAAAAAATATAAAAATGTAATCACAATTCCTACTTCTTTACCAAAATATTTATTCACAGCATCAGTAATATCTCCACCTTTAGTAGAGCCTACAAAATATGATAAGAATAAATGTGATAAATATGTCATTGGGAAAATTAATATACACATTAAGATAATAGGCCAAAAGCCACCAGTTCCTGCACGAATAGGTAAGAATAAAATTCCAGCACCAACAGCAGTGCCAAACAATGAAAACATCCAACGATTGTCAAATTCGCTCCATTTTTTCATTATTACTCCTTAAAAAATAAGTTAAATCGCAAAATTTACACAAAATTTATTACTAAATGTTACAAAAAGTAAAAAGTTATTAAATTACATTTTGATAATAATTTTTACTTTCTTTTAAGCTAAATTATAATAAAATACTGCAAATTTAAGGAGAATTGCGATGAATACAAAGATAAAAAATAAAGAAATTAAAAAAGAATTTATAAAAAAACCTTTTGAAAGATTAATTTTTTCTTGTGGAAATAAATTTAAAAAATAATCATTTTTTACAAAAAATAATTAAATTTTAATATATAATTTCCTTAATCAATTTTTAAGGAGAATACGTGGGATTAGAAATTTTAGAACAAATCCATCTTATTTTAGACAATATTAATGGCTACTTATATACTTATTTTTTAGTTTTTGCATTAATTATAGTTGGGCTTTATTTTTCTTTTAAGACAAATTTCGTTCAATTTAGATTAATGAAGGATGTTTTTAAATTATTAAAAGAAAAACAAGACAACAAAGAAGATGTAAGTAGTTTTGAAGCTTTAATGATTTCAACTGCTTCAAGGGTAGGAATAGGAAACATAGCAGGAATTAGTACTGCTGTTGTAATGGGTGGTGCTGGTGCATTATTTTGGATGTGGGTTATGGCATTTATCGGAGGGGCAAGTGCATTTGCTGAAAGCACATTAGCTCAAATTTATAAAAGTCGTGACGAGAGTGGTTTTCGTGGAGGACCTGCTTATTTTATAGAAAAAGGTTTAGGAAATAAATTCTTTGGCAAAGTCTTTTCAATTATTTTAATAATAACTTATGCTTATGGATTTAATGGGCTTCAAAGCCATACAATGACTTCAGCATTTGAAATTTATTTTCCTGAAAATTTTAGCACCGCAAGCATTGCTATAGGTATAACTTTAAGCGCTATTGCTATGATTTTATTCTTTTCAAATTCAAAATCACTTGGAAAAGTAAGCTCTATAATAGTTCCTATAATGGCTTTTATTTATATAATTCTTAGCGTTATTGCGATTGTTATAAATTATGATTTAATTCCTACAGTAGTTAAAATGATTTTCGCAAGTGCCTTTGATTTTCAAGCTATTTTTGGCGGTTTTGCTGGTAGTGTTATAGTTATCGGTATTAAGCGTGGGTTATTTTCAAACGAAGCTGGTATGGGTTCAGCTCCTAATGCGGCTGCAGCAGCAAATACAAGCCATCCTGTAAAACAAGGAATTATTCAAAGTTTTTCAGTATTTATTGATTTAATCATATGCACTTGCTCTGGTTTTTTAGTATTATTTTCTACTGGATATTTAGAACAATTAAATAAAGCTGAAAAAACATTAAATGCATTACCTATGGTACAAAATTCAATGATAGAGTATTATGGTAGTTATGGCTTGCATTTTGTAACATTTGCTGTTATGTTATTTGCTGTCACTTCTCTTATAGGAAATTTTTATTACGCTAGTGCAAATATTAAAAATTTAACAAATAACAAAATAATTGATAATGTGTTTAAATTATCAGCCGTTGTTATGGTCTTTATAGGTTCTCAGTTAAATTTAAAAGTAGCTTGGGATTTAGCTGATATTACAATGGCTGCAATGGCTTCTATAAATATAATTGCTATTTTATTATTAAGTCCTGTTTTAATCAAATGTTTAAAAGATTATGACGAGCAAAAGAAAAAAGGCTTAGACCCTGTATTTAGTGCAAAAAAACTAGGAATTAAAAACGCTGAATGCTGGGATTAATTTTAAAGGTGTATTTAATTACACCTTTAAATTTTATTAATAATAAAAATGAAATATCCTTACTTAATAATAAAACCAAATAAATTACTATTTAAAATTATAAAAAGATAATATTAAAAATACTAAAAAAATTTACAAAATTAGCTATTAAAAAAGTCATAAATAATAAATAAAATCTTATATAAAAAATAACAATGAAAAAATTTATCCTTTGAAAGTAACAATACGAATTATATTTATATAAAATGTATCTATTATAAATAATAATTTTTAATTATAAAATAAATCTAATATAAAAATAAAATAATATATAAATTCCTACATTTATAGGAATTTATATTAAATTAATTTTCATCTAAAAATGCTGAAGGTGCTTCTTTTCCACCCATTTTCAAATCAATAGCTGAAACAACTAAAAGCACAATCACCGAAACACTAGCACCTAAAATAATTGACATTATGCCAAATGGCGAACCTAAATATTCCCATGTAAATGCTACTATACTAGCTATTATAATTGATGATATTGCACCTAATTTTGTAACTCTTTTATAAAGTAAGCCAAAAATTAAAGCTGCAAATGGACCAGCACTTCTTATTGTAAATGCAAATACTAACAAACCTATAATAGAAGTATTTGTTAATGCTATTATTAAAGATACTACGCCTGTAAAAATAATTACAAATTTAGAAACTAAAATTAATTCTTTAGATTCTGCTTGTTTTTTTACATATTTTTTATAAACATCATTTGTAAAAATCGCACTAACTGCTATCATATTACCAGCTGCACTAGATAATGTAGCAGCACAAATAGAAGCTAAAACAACCCCTGCCATGACAGGATTTAAAAAATTTACTGCAGCTGTTGGTAATGCTTGAGCTGGTTCAATATTTGGAAAATGTGCCAATGCAACAAGACCTATTATAGCTGGAACGAAACCATAAATTCCCATAAATAACGAACATAAAAACGAACCTTTTTTAGCCACCTTTTCATCTTTAGCAGCAAAATACCTTTGAACAGCCTCTTGTCCGGTTGAAAATGTCATAAAATAAAGCAAAATTAATCCACCTATTTGAATCCAGCCTATTTTAAATGGGTCAAGTTGTTCTTTTGGTAACGCTAATTCAACAGCTTCCCATCCACCTGAATTATCCAGTATAATAGGTAAAGCTACAATCATTCCAATAACTATAAAAAATATATGAATTATATCAGTATATGCAACTGAAATAAGTCCGCCCATAACTGTATAAATAGTAACTACAATAGCCGATAAAATTAAAGCTTCTTTAATAGGCATTCCTGTAACTGTAGATATTATTGAAGCAGTTGCAATAATTTGAACTGCTGCAGCTATAAAACCAGCAACGATTGATAATATAGTTGTAATTAAATGAACCTCCTTACCATACCTTCTTCCTAAAATTTCTGGAATTGTAGCTGCCATAGCTTTCCTTAAATACGGTGCTACAAAAGAAACCAAAAATATACCTATACCAGCACAAAGAACATACCATCCAGCACTAAGCCCCCAGTCTTGATAAGCCTTTTGCGCTACACCTATAGTACTACCTCCACCTATTTCAGCAGCAGCAAGTGTTCCAGCTAACATCCACACACCTAAATTTCTACCAGCTAAAAGATAATCATCGCTCTCTTTTATCTTTGATTTTTTTGTGCTAAATACTGCTATTAAAACAATTATTAGCATATAACTTAATAATACAATTAATGTTGTATTCAAACAAAAACTCCTTTTATTTTTAGTGAAACTATAATATTATCACAAAAATATCACTTTTAAAGCTTTTTAGTAATTTTTTTTAAATTTATTCAATATAAATACAAATTTATGTTTAAAAAATTAATATATATTATAGCTAATATATAGAGATATTATTAATTTTATTAATATTAACCTTAAGATAAAAAATTAAAATTTATCTTAAGATTAATATATTAAATATTCTTTAAATATTCTTTAATTCTAGCCTTGCACTCATTTGCTAAACTTTTTGGCTCAAGAATTTTAATATGTGGAATCCACTTAAAAACTAGCCTAATAATCTCATCTTCATAACTTGTTTCTGTTTCTATTATGATTTTGTCTAAATGGCTTGAAATTATTCTTTGATTTTTTAATATTGCTCTTTTTAAAAAATATTCTTTAGCAACACAATCTAATTCTAAAATAACATTTGTAATATTATTTGATATAAAACTACTTGAATTATTGTTAATTAGCTCTTGTGTGCTTTCATTTGGGATAAATTCTTCTTGTGTGATTAATAAATTTTTGATTTTATATAAAGTAAAGCTTTTAAGTTCAGCTTCTTCACAAGCTA is a window of Campylobacter sp. MG1 DNA encoding:
- a CDS encoding sodium:solute symporter family protein, translating into MNTTLIVLLSYMLIIVLIAVFSTKKSKIKESDDYLLAGRNLGVWMLAGTLAAAEIGGGSTIGVAQKAYQDWGLSAGWYVLCAGIGIFLVSFVAPYLRKAMAATIPEILGRRYGKEVHLITTILSIVAGFIAAAVQIIATASIISTVTGMPIKEALILSAIVVTIYTVMGGLISVAYTDIIHIFFIVIGMIVALPIILDNSGGWEAVELALPKEQLDPFKIGWIQIGGLILLYFMTFSTGQEAVQRYFAAKDEKVAKKGSFLCSLFMGIYGFVPAIIGLVALAHFPNIEPAQALPTAAVNFLNPVMAGVVLASICAATLSSAAGNMIAVSAIFTNDVYKKYVKKQAESKELILVSKFVIIFTGVVSLIIALTNTSIIGLLVFAFTIRSAGPFAALIFGLLYKRVTKLGAISSIIIASIVAFTWEYLGSPFGIMSIILGASVSVIVLLVVSAIDLKMGGKEAPSAFLDEN
- a CDS encoding aromatic amino acid transport family protein, which codes for MKKWSEFDNRWMFSLFGTAVGAGILFLPIRAGTGGFWPIILMCILIFPMTYLSHLFLSYFVGSTKGGDITDAVNKYFGKEVGIVITFLYFFAIYPICLAYGVGITNTISSFMVNQLGLAEPNRLILAIVLITIMMAVMFTNETLVTKVCEWLVYPLCLILFLFSLYLIPHWKLEVLGEVPSAKEFITTIWLTLPVLVFSFNHSPAISTFSLNTYNEYKENSDAKRKQILFNNATLLLVFVMFFVFSCVLCLDSNEFGLARDANIPILSYFANKFDGNIISYGAPAVAFFAILTSFFGHYFGAREGLNGLIKKVSGKAVSKNNAFTTIFMYVTMIIVAFYNPSILGFIEDLGGPIIAVILFLMPVYAIYKIPELRVYKNGAACYFVAIMGIITITSVVYKILPAIMSLFTTH
- a CDS encoding alanine/glycine:cation symporter family protein; this translates as MLEQIHLILDNINGYLYTYFLVFALIIVGLYFSFKTNFVQFRLMKDVFKLLKEKQDNKEDVSSFEALMISTASRVGIGNIAGISTAVVMGGAGALFWMWVMAFIGGASAFAESTLAQIYKSRDESGFRGGPAYFIEKGLGNKFFGKVFSIILIITYAYGFNGLQSHTMTSAFEIYFPENFSTASIAIGITLSAIAMILFFSNSKSLGKVSSIIVPIMAFIYIILSVIAIVINYDLIPTVVKMIFASAFDFQAIFGGFAGSVIVIGIKRGLFSNEAGMGSAPNAAAAANTSHPVKQGIIQSFSVFIDLIICTCSGFLVLFSTGYLEQLNKAEKTLNALPMVQNSMIEYYGSYGLHFVTFAVMLFAVTSLIGNFYYASANIKNLTNNKIIDNVFKLSAVVMVFIGSQLNLKVAWDLADITMAAMASINIIAILLLSPVLIKCLKDYDEQKKKGLDPVFSAKKLGIKNAECWD